One window of Deinococcus fonticola genomic DNA carries:
- a CDS encoding DUF5682 family protein yields MTPQVSIFPIRHHGPGSARSLEHALNQLQPDIILVEGPADADSVLPFLTREELEPPVALLGYVTDDPARAAFWPFAAFSPEFVAFRWAAQSRQTGAGAQARFMDLPASATLALRDEDEGGLDAAGSDAAEPDAAQGKGKPDMPDAPDMDAELRADPLRVLAQAAGYSDFERWWETLVEARGNDFVVFEAILEAMQAVRVGAPAPLGREAMREAFMRQTIRAALKEGFQRVAVVCGAWHSPALDTEAFRAKEDAAILKGLPKAKVSLTWVPWTHGRLSMSSGYGAGVRSPGYYHHLFTTPQHVTERWFARAARLLRDEKLDASSASVIEATRLANTLAFLRGRALPGLDELNEAALSVFGWDSDLPLRLISQKLIVGEALGKVPDDTPSVPLAQDMARQQKKLRLKVQAEQDDLTLDLRKDTDLERSALFHRLNLLGVPWAQERYASGKGTFKEAWVLVWKPEFSVRLVEASRYGQTVEQAATAHSVDAAHNATTLSELTALLEAIRHADLTAAVPPALNALNARAALNADVGDLLGALPPLARLARYGDVRGRAASGDEQAAGTFRTLLTRASVGLPTAAIGLAEDAANELRQQVQQADAAVRLLDDPAALREWQAALRRLADRDDTAPVLVGDAVRRLRDAAHLEREDVERRLSLALSSAAPLDVTAWLDGFLGHSGTLLIHDAPLLNLLDGWLSGLEQSTFQEVLPLLRRVFSRFEKAERRAIGENLKGGGVKPRGVVTEIDEERGMQVVPIVLKMLGVNP; encoded by the coding sequence ATGACGCCTCAAGTCTCCATTTTTCCCATCCGGCACCACGGGCCCGGTTCGGCCCGCAGTCTGGAACACGCCCTGAATCAGCTTCAACCGGACATCATCCTGGTGGAAGGCCCGGCGGATGCGGATTCGGTGCTGCCTTTCCTGACCCGCGAGGAACTGGAGCCGCCAGTGGCGCTGCTGGGGTACGTAACGGATGACCCGGCCAGGGCGGCCTTCTGGCCTTTTGCGGCGTTCAGTCCGGAGTTCGTGGCGTTCCGCTGGGCAGCCCAATCCCGTCAGACTGGCGCAGGGGCACAGGCGCGGTTCATGGACCTGCCCGCCAGTGCCACGCTCGCCCTGCGCGACGAGGATGAAGGGGGACTGGACGCCGCAGGATCAGACGCAGCGGAACCGGACGCCGCGCAGGGCAAGGGGAAGCCGGACATGCCCGACGCCCCGGACATGGACGCCGAACTGCGGGCTGACCCTCTGCGCGTGCTGGCGCAGGCGGCGGGATACAGCGACTTCGAGCGCTGGTGGGAAACGCTGGTGGAGGCGCGCGGAAACGACTTCGTGGTATTCGAGGCGATTCTGGAAGCCATGCAGGCGGTGCGGGTAGGTGCGCCAGCCCCGCTGGGCCGCGAGGCGATGCGCGAGGCGTTCATGCGCCAGACCATTCGCGCGGCGCTCAAGGAAGGGTTTCAGCGGGTGGCGGTGGTGTGCGGGGCGTGGCACTCGCCCGCGCTGGACACGGAAGCCTTCAGGGCGAAGGAGGACGCGGCCATCCTGAAGGGCCTGCCCAAAGCGAAAGTCAGCCTGACCTGGGTGCCCTGGACACACGGGCGCCTCAGCATGAGCAGCGGGTACGGCGCGGGCGTGCGCTCGCCGGGCTACTACCACCACCTCTTCACCACGCCGCAGCACGTCACGGAACGCTGGTTCGCCCGCGCCGCGCGGCTGCTGCGCGATGAGAAACTGGACGCCAGCAGCGCCAGCGTCATCGAGGCCACGCGCCTGGCGAACACCCTTGCGTTCCTGCGTGGGCGGGCGTTGCCGGGCCTGGACGAGTTGAACGAAGCGGCCCTGAGCGTTTTCGGCTGGGACAGCGACCTGCCGCTGCGCCTGATCTCACAGAAGCTTATTGTGGGCGAGGCGCTGGGCAAAGTGCCGGACGACACGCCTTCCGTGCCTCTGGCGCAGGACATGGCGCGGCAGCAGAAGAAGCTGCGGTTGAAAGTGCAGGCCGAGCAGGACGACCTGACCCTGGATCTGCGCAAGGACACCGATCTGGAGCGCAGCGCCCTGTTTCACCGCCTGAACCTGCTGGGCGTGCCGTGGGCGCAGGAACGGTACGCCAGTGGCAAGGGCACGTTCAAGGAAGCGTGGGTGCTGGTGTGGAAACCGGAATTCAGCGTGCGCCTCGTTGAGGCCAGCCGCTACGGGCAGACGGTGGAACAGGCCGCCACGGCGCACTCGGTGGACGCCGCGCACAACGCCACGACGCTTTCCGAACTGACGGCCCTGCTGGAAGCCATCCGGCACGCCGATCTGACGGCCGCTGTGCCGCCCGCCCTGAACGCCCTGAACGCCCGCGCTGCCCTGAACGCCGATGTGGGCGACCTGCTGGGCGCCCTGCCACCCCTTGCCCGGCTCGCCCGTTACGGGGACGTGCGCGGCCGCGCGGCCAGCGGGGACGAACAGGCTGCCGGAACCTTCCGCACGCTCCTCACGCGGGCCAGTGTGGGGCTCCCCACCGCCGCTATCGGCCTGGCCGAGGACGCCGCGAACGAACTGCGCCAGCAGGTGCAGCAGGCCGACGCGGCCGTGCGCCTGCTGGACGACCCGGCGGCCCTGCGCGAGTGGCAGGCGGCCCTGCGGCGCCTCGCCGACCGCGACGACACCGCGCCCGTCCTCGTCGGGGACGCCGTGCGCCGGCTGCGCGACGCCGCGCACCTGGAGAGGGAAGACGTGGAACGTCGCCTCAGCCTCGCCCTGAGCAGCGCCGCACCTCTGGACGTGACCGCGTGGCTCGACGGGTTCCTGGGTCACAGCGGCACGCTCCTCATCCACGACGCGCCCCTGCTCAACCTGCTGGACGGCTGGCTCTCCGGCCTGGAACAGAGCACTTTTCAGGAAGTGCTGCCCCTGCTGCGGCGCGTGTTCTCCCGCTTCGAGAAAGCCGAACGCCGCGCCATCGGCGAGAACCTGAAGGGCGGCGGAGTGAAGCCGCGCGGGGTGGTCACGGAAATTGACGAGGAACGCGGCATGCAGGTCGTTCCCATCGTCCTGAAAATGCTGGGAGTGAACCCATGA
- a CDS encoding leucine-rich repeat domain-containing protein: MKAGAPWPVHVNLNSCGLSQWPEALREADNLESLSVYDNQLTDIPDWLWTFTRLHTLNLSGNNFASLPAELGGLHSLRMLDLGHNRLAGLPDCFGGLRELRFLYVSNNGLTSLPDSIRTLVNLTYLNVTDNALTELPDGLGELENLVEFRAYNNRLATLPTSIGQWRHLRELHVMKNDLTQLPAELGRCVNLREINAQGNKLAHLPDSIGQLRNLAVLDLRFNELSELPESMRELRELRFLDLRANRLTGLPGWLALLPRLEKLDLRWNRIDHVPDEFSGFLEKGGLLYL; encoded by the coding sequence GTGAAAGCGGGTGCGCCCTGGCCTGTTCACGTCAACCTGAACAGCTGTGGCCTGAGCCAGTGGCCGGAAGCGCTGCGTGAGGCGGACAACCTTGAGTCGCTGAGCGTGTACGACAACCAGCTCACGGACATTCCCGATTGGTTGTGGACGTTCACCCGCTTGCACACCTTGAACCTGTCCGGGAACAACTTCGCGTCTCTTCCAGCGGAACTGGGTGGCCTGCACAGCCTGCGGATGCTCGACCTGGGGCACAATCGGCTGGCCGGCCTGCCCGACTGCTTCGGCGGCCTGCGCGAACTGCGGTTCCTGTACGTCAGCAACAACGGCCTGACCTCGCTGCCTGATTCGATTCGCACGCTGGTCAACCTGACCTACCTGAACGTCACAGACAACGCGCTGACGGAACTTCCCGACGGGCTGGGTGAACTGGAAAACCTCGTCGAATTCCGGGCGTACAACAATCGTCTCGCCACCCTGCCGACAAGCATCGGTCAGTGGCGACACCTGCGTGAATTGCACGTCATGAAGAACGACCTGACGCAGCTTCCCGCTGAACTGGGCCGGTGTGTGAACCTGCGGGAAATCAACGCGCAGGGCAACAAGCTGGCGCATCTGCCGGACAGCATCGGTCAATTGCGGAATCTGGCCGTGCTGGACTTGCGATTCAACGAACTGAGCGAACTCCCGGAGTCCATGCGCGAACTGAGGGAACTGCGTTTCCTGGATTTGCGGGCCAACCGCCTCACCGGACTTCCCGGCTGGCTGGCGCTGCTGCCCCGGCTGGAAAAGCTGGACTTGCGCTGGAACCGGATTGACCACGTGCCGGACGAGTTCAGCGGCTTTCTTGAGAAGGGAGGCTTACTCTACCTATGA
- a CDS encoding ATP-binding protein, with the protein MTHLETTVLRQHAEQQYAHELTALAEHDTRPRPPRWNLSPAAVLTYLMGGKAGDTEITPKYVGDRRLMEIAVATLATDRALLLIGVPGTAKSWVSEHLAAAISGDSTLLVQGTAGTGEEAIRYGWNYARLLAEGPSEAALVESPIMHAMRQGKIARLEELTRVQSDVQDTLITVLSEKSLPVPELNTEVQAVRGFNLIATANNRDKGVNDLSSALKRRFNTVVLPVPDSLDDEVNIVISRVNSLARTLEIPAAPPALEEVRRIVTVFRELRAGVTEDGKTRLKSPSGTLSTAEAISVVNHGLSLAAHFGSGELSAHDTAASLVGAVIKDPVQDGVIWREYLETVAKKRDDWKDFYKACRTVS; encoded by the coding sequence ATGACCCACCTGGAAACCACCGTCCTCCGTCAACACGCCGAGCAGCAGTACGCCCATGAACTGACCGCGCTGGCAGAGCACGACACCCGGCCCAGGCCCCCGCGCTGGAACCTGTCGCCCGCGGCCGTCCTGACGTACCTGATGGGCGGGAAGGCCGGGGACACCGAGATCACGCCCAAATACGTCGGGGACAGGCGCCTGATGGAAATTGCCGTGGCCACGCTCGCCACGGACCGCGCCCTGCTGCTGATCGGCGTGCCCGGCACCGCCAAAAGCTGGGTCAGTGAGCACCTGGCCGCCGCCATCTCCGGCGACAGCACGCTGCTGGTGCAGGGCACCGCCGGAACGGGCGAGGAAGCCATCCGCTACGGCTGGAATTACGCCCGCCTGCTCGCCGAAGGCCCCAGCGAGGCCGCGCTGGTGGAAAGCCCCATCATGCACGCCATGCGCCAGGGCAAAATTGCCCGGCTGGAGGAACTGACCCGCGTGCAAAGCGACGTGCAGGACACCCTGATCACCGTCCTGTCCGAGAAAAGCCTGCCTGTTCCCGAGTTGAACACGGAAGTGCAGGCGGTGCGCGGCTTCAACCTCATTGCCACCGCGAACAACCGCGACAAGGGCGTAAACGACCTTTCGAGCGCCCTCAAACGCCGTTTCAACACCGTCGTTTTGCCGGTGCCCGACAGCCTGGACGACGAGGTGAACATCGTCATCAGCCGCGTGAACAGCCTGGCCAGAACCCTGGAAATTCCCGCCGCGCCCCCCGCCCTGGAGGAAGTGCGCCGCATCGTCACGGTGTTCCGCGAACTCCGCGCCGGGGTCACCGAGGACGGCAAAACCAGGCTGAAAAGCCCCAGCGGCACCCTGAGCACTGCCGAAGCCATCAGCGTCGTCAACCACGGCCTTTCGCTGGCCGCGCACTTCGGCAGTGGCGAGCTGTCGGCCCACGACACTGCCGCCAGCCTGGTCGGGGCCGTCATCAAAGACCCGGTGCAGGACGGCGTGATCTGGCGCGAGTACCTGGAAACTGTCGCCAAGAAACGCGACGACTGGAAGGACTTCTACAAAGCCTGCCGGACTGTGAGCTGA
- a CDS encoding DUF5691 domain-containing protein produces the protein MKDVQDLLAAALVGTSRSTPPVHAGTLLSEPLNAIQGDPEGVLLSRAALAGAVECAGRRAAPLQHDVPTPAPVDTLPEAPARVARHLPIVVNTPVVNEWLQLCAQTGWRIPHSALPGLLDLARFDTTLRVNLRPVLGERSMWLASLNPDWRFNATTFSEDAWLTATEAQKEGLFRDLREKTPDAARDLLTQHFKTEKAGARKRLLSVLQDTWTDEDATLEPLLEDALTDRSREVQELARVLLQSLPGSAYNARMTERVAGMLQQEKVGLLGKLLGKQKVSLHLPETLDADAGRDGLTAIDPHKRVALDRFRELIQNTHPQALADALHLTPEQLSGLIQALGAADQLRWATLATRHVPTANVLQPCYPDDLALLQISAPETIAGRIGTHLQGQPDASHLLTLLSVLPGAWPVDLSEQVLNVIHGQVSRANQHQNDYRWEAVMQNAAHHAHPHASTAPLPPQEDSDDYHATYLRLRYAAMLRLLEQRRLMHDDFQEARIHTDLKGETP, from the coding sequence ATGAAGGATGTTCAGGACTTACTGGCCGCAGCGCTGGTCGGCACGTCGCGCAGCACGCCACCCGTTCATGCCGGGACACTCCTCAGCGAGCCGCTGAACGCCATTCAGGGCGACCCGGAAGGTGTTCTGCTTTCGCGCGCGGCCCTGGCCGGAGCGGTGGAGTGTGCTGGACGCCGCGCCGCACCTCTTCAGCACGATGTCCCCACGCCCGCCCCGGTGGACACCCTGCCGGAGGCCCCCGCGCGAGTGGCCCGGCACCTGCCCATTGTGGTGAACACGCCGGTCGTGAACGAGTGGCTGCAACTGTGCGCTCAGACGGGCTGGCGCATTCCCCACAGCGCCCTGCCCGGGCTGCTTGACCTGGCCCGTTTCGACACCACCCTGCGCGTGAACCTGCGCCCGGTGCTGGGTGAACGCAGCATGTGGCTGGCTTCACTCAACCCCGACTGGCGGTTCAACGCCACCACCTTCAGCGAGGACGCCTGGCTCACGGCCACCGAAGCGCAGAAAGAAGGCCTGTTCCGTGACCTGCGCGAGAAAACCCCCGACGCGGCCCGCGACTTGCTGACCCAGCACTTCAAAACGGAGAAGGCTGGAGCCAGAAAACGCCTGCTCAGCGTGCTGCAAGACACCTGGACGGACGAGGACGCCACGCTGGAACCCCTGCTGGAAGACGCCCTGACCGACCGCAGCCGCGAGGTGCAGGAGCTGGCCCGCGTGTTGCTGCAATCCCTGCCCGGCAGCGCCTACAACGCCCGCATGACCGAGCGCGTCGCCGGTATGCTCCAGCAGGAAAAAGTCGGTCTGCTCGGGAAGCTCCTGGGCAAACAGAAAGTCTCCCTGCACCTCCCGGAAACACTCGACGCGGACGCCGGCCGTGATGGCCTGACTGCCATTGACCCGCACAAAAGGGTGGCACTGGATCGTTTTCGGGAACTCATCCAGAACACGCACCCACAGGCCCTCGCGGACGCGCTGCACCTCACGCCGGAACAGCTGTCCGGCCTCATTCAGGCGCTGGGCGCCGCCGATCAGCTGCGCTGGGCCACCCTGGCCACCCGGCACGTACCCACCGCGAACGTCCTGCAACCCTGTTACCCGGACGACCTGGCCCTTCTGCAAATCAGCGCCCCGGAGACCATCGCCGGGCGCATTGGCACGCACCTGCAAGGCCAGCCGGACGCCTCGCACCTCCTCACGCTGCTCAGCGTCCTGCCCGGCGCCTGGCCCGTTGACCTGAGCGAACAAGTCCTCAATGTCATTCACGGGCAGGTCAGCCGCGCCAATCAGCATCAGAACGACTACCGCTGGGAAGCCGTCATGCAAAACGCCGCCCACCACGCCCACCCGCACGCATCAACTGCCCCACTCCCGCCCCAGGAAGACAGCGACGACTACCACGCCACCTACCTGCGCCTGAGGTACGCCGCCATGCTGCGCCTGCTCGAGCAACGCCGCCTCATGCACGACGACTTCCAGGAAGCCCGAATTCACACTGACCTTAAAGGAGAAACCCCATGA
- a CDS encoding SWIM zinc finger family protein gives MNLTPETILALAPDSASASNGKKLATPAKWQNLNAPAGMLWGQAQGSGKDPYLTGVDLNGLVSKCSCPSRKFPCKHALALLLLHITHAGDFGQADAPESLQTWVKGREQRAESKEQKTEEAARKEVDPAAQARRRAAREKKVTDGLAALDLFLKDLVRDGLAQARGRPYSDWDTQAARLVDAQAGGAARQVRKIPELLGEPAALLTHLAKLHLLCEAWTRRDTLTDDEQADLRTALGFPLSQAEVLARPGLRGKWLVAAQFTEEEDTFTTRRTWLQQGRHHALLLDFAPSGRPLPPGSPLGATLDAEVCFVPSATPQRALLRGEASMSPRSEQSPEAFTLDELLERHAQLLARNPWLERSGIYRLQNVKIMNDGTNWHLLDATDRTLPLRLIDSRQPYLLLAQSGGQPMQVFGEWDGQHLLISGTVGTGEKE, from the coding sequence ATGAACCTCACCCCTGAAACCATCCTGGCCCTTGCCCCTGACAGTGCCAGCGCCAGCAACGGCAAGAAACTCGCCACTCCGGCCAAATGGCAGAACCTGAACGCCCCCGCCGGCATGCTCTGGGGACAGGCACAGGGCAGCGGCAAAGACCCGTACCTGACCGGCGTCGACCTGAACGGCCTGGTCAGCAAATGCAGTTGTCCCAGCCGCAAATTCCCCTGCAAACACGCCCTGGCCCTGCTGCTGCTGCACATCACGCACGCGGGCGACTTCGGACAGGCGGACGCGCCGGAAAGCCTGCAAACCTGGGTCAAGGGCAGAGAGCAGAGGGCCGAGAGTAAAGAGCAGAAAACCGAAGAGGCGGCCAGGAAGGAAGTCGACCCGGCCGCGCAGGCCAGACGCCGCGCCGCGCGCGAGAAGAAGGTCACGGACGGCCTGGCGGCGCTGGACCTTTTCCTCAAGGATCTCGTGAGAGACGGCCTGGCGCAGGCGAGGGGCCGCCCTTACAGCGACTGGGACACGCAAGCCGCCCGGCTGGTGGACGCTCAGGCCGGTGGAGCGGCCCGGCAGGTCAGGAAGATTCCCGAACTGCTAGGCGAACCCGCCGCGCTGCTCACGCACCTGGCAAAATTGCACCTGCTGTGTGAAGCGTGGACGCGCCGTGACACCCTCACCGACGACGAACAGGCGGACTTGCGAACCGCCCTCGGCTTCCCGCTGAGTCAGGCCGAAGTGCTGGCCCGGCCCGGCCTGCGGGGCAAGTGGCTGGTCGCCGCGCAGTTCACCGAGGAAGAAGACACCTTCACCACCCGCCGCACCTGGCTTCAGCAGGGGAGACACCACGCCTTGCTGCTGGATTTCGCGCCGTCCGGCCGCCCGTTGCCGCCCGGTTCCCCGCTGGGCGCCACGCTCGACGCCGAAGTCTGTTTCGTTCCGTCCGCCACGCCTCAACGCGCCCTGCTGCGGGGCGAAGCGTCCATGAGTCCGCGCAGTGAGCAAAGCCCGGAGGCCTTCACGCTGGACGAACTGCTGGAACGCCATGCACAGCTGCTGGCCCGCAACCCGTGGCTGGAACGCAGCGGCATTTATCGGCTCCAGAACGTCAAGATTATGAATGACGGCACGAACTGGCATCTGCTGGACGCGACAGATCGGACTTTACCCCTGCGTTTGATCGACAGCAGGCAACCTTACCTGCTGCTGGCGCAAAGTGGCGGGCAACCCATGCAGGTGTTCGGCGAGTGGGACGGCCAGCACCTGCTGATCTCGGGCACGGTGGGCACAGGGGAGAAAGAATGA
- a CDS encoding 3D domain-containing protein, protein MLNSLKKTLAVSALVLASAASVLPSQAGAQQVTLDTYVAARTGRSVVARATAYSSHAAQTDSTPNITATGTRTRPGVIALSRDLLRIFPYGSRVTIQDLSGRYNLGGRVFIVEDTMAARKVGSVDIWMPSYGEAIRFGARSVRITAVR, encoded by the coding sequence ATGTTGAACAGCCTCAAGAAAACCCTTGCCGTTTCCGCCCTCGTTCTGGCCAGCGCCGCCAGTGTGCTGCCCAGCCAGGCCGGCGCCCAGCAGGTCACGCTCGACACGTACGTCGCCGCCCGCACCGGCCGCAGCGTGGTGGCCCGCGCCACCGCGTACAGCAGCCACGCCGCGCAGACCGACAGCACCCCCAACATCACCGCCACTGGCACCCGCACCCGACCCGGCGTCATCGCCCTGAGCCGCGACCTGCTGCGTATCTTCCCTTACGGCAGCCGCGTGACCATTCAGGATCTCAGTGGCCGCTACAACCTCGGTGGTCGCGTGTTTATCGTCGAGGACACCATGGCCGCCCGCAAGGTCGGCAGCGTGGACATCTGGATGCCCAGCTACGGCGAAGCCATTCGCTTCGGGGCGCGTTCCGTGCGCATCACCGCCGTTCGCTAA
- a CDS encoding peptidoglycan D,D-transpeptidase FtsI family protein: protein MEIKIRNRSHIMQAVALLMFLTLVWAYAQLEWGLPNTVKRNVMQARGTIYAADGSVLARSVNGKRTYPQGHLAGQVLGMMGDTEGLEGLEAAYNRTLEVGEDVKLTVDPRTQASAEAALAERVKAHKGEYGSVIVMETLTGRILAAASYPEFNPNNWRSYSAETRRNRPFLDVYEPGSTVKGLVVAAAMNEGLTTPDTLYTTPMQRHVGGRWGSVINDAVDHPATLTTKYVLRYSSNVGMSHIVEKFPATDMRNYLLNYGFGQDVQLPVLSTATGRLQNIRKWDDLVRVTSSFGQGMSSTTLQLAAAFNTLANDGLYITPRLVEGATPGERREVLKPAVARETRTMLEAVVKEGIFANAGLEGYGLAGKTGTSQVVVGGKYSKELYDSVFAGFFPADAPRVTVAVMVHGAKLDYQGSMLAAPIYKKIAAGLFSDWAAAPAATSAP from the coding sequence ATGGAAATAAAGATCCGTAACCGCTCCCACATCATGCAAGCCGTCGCCCTGCTGATGTTCCTGACGCTGGTGTGGGCTTACGCGCAACTGGAGTGGGGCCTGCCCAATACCGTGAAACGCAACGTGATGCAGGCGCGCGGCACCATTTACGCCGCGGACGGCTCGGTACTGGCCCGCAGCGTGAACGGCAAGCGCACCTACCCGCAGGGGCACCTGGCCGGGCAGGTACTGGGCATGATGGGCGACACCGAGGGGCTGGAGGGGCTGGAAGCGGCGTACAACCGCACGCTGGAAGTGGGCGAGGACGTGAAACTGACCGTCGATCCGCGCACCCAGGCCAGTGCCGAGGCCGCGCTGGCCGAGAGGGTCAAGGCGCATAAAGGTGAATACGGGTCCGTGATCGTCATGGAGACCCTGACCGGGCGCATTCTGGCAGCGGCCAGTTACCCGGAGTTCAACCCCAACAACTGGCGCAGCTACAGCGCCGAAACGCGCCGCAACCGTCCTTTCCTGGACGTGTACGAACCCGGCTCGACCGTGAAGGGCCTGGTGGTGGCGGCGGCCATGAACGAGGGCCTGACCACGCCCGACACGCTGTACACCACGCCCATGCAGCGCCATGTGGGGGGCAGGTGGGGCAGCGTCATTAACGACGCCGTGGACCACCCGGCCACCCTGACCACCAAGTACGTGCTGCGCTACAGCAGCAACGTCGGCATGAGCCACATCGTGGAGAAGTTCCCGGCCACCGATATGCGCAATTACCTGCTGAACTACGGCTTCGGGCAGGACGTGCAGCTGCCGGTGCTGTCCACGGCCACGGGCCGCCTGCAGAACATCCGCAAGTGGGACGACCTGGTGCGCGTCACGAGTTCTTTCGGGCAGGGCATGAGCAGCACCACCCTGCAACTGGCGGCGGCGTTCAACACCCTTGCGAACGATGGCCTTTACATCACGCCGCGCCTGGTCGAGGGGGCCACGCCCGGCGAGCGGCGCGAGGTGCTGAAGCCCGCCGTGGCCCGCGAGACTCGCACCATGCTGGAAGCCGTGGTGAAGGAGGGCATTTTCGCCAACGCAGGTCTGGAGGGGTACGGCCTGGCCGGGAAAACGGGAACCTCGCAGGTGGTCGTGGGCGGTAAGTACTCGAAGGAACTGTACGACAGTGTGTTCGCCGGGTTCTTTCCGGCCGACGCGCCGCGCGTGACCGTGGCTGTAATGGTGCACGGCGCAAAGTTGGACTACCAGGGTTCGATGCTGGCGGCCCCCATCTACAAGAAGATCGCGGCGGGCCTGTTCTCCGACTGGGCAGCGGCTCCGGCGGCCACCTCCGCGCCCTGA
- the rsmH gene encoding 16S rRNA (cytosine(1402)-N(4))-methyltransferase RsmH: MTENEATPLTHTPVLALEVLDALRPEPGKVFVDGTLGGAGHTRLLLEAGAQVIGIDQDPYALNRAREAQIGGLTVVQGNYRDMRTLLAEIGVSAVDGILLDIGVSSFQLDDVERGFSYHSEAPLDMRMAQSGETAADVVNTYEEAELAAIIYEYGEERHSRRIARAITQARYKTPIETTVQLAELIKRAYPGFSKGIHPARRTFQALRIHVNDELGALRDGLGAAEHLLKPGGRLAVISFHSLEDRIVKRFLLGSSALTPLTKRPVVASEQEQATNPRARSAKLRGAEKTSPEKTSTGKTSVGKTTDPPSAEEAE, from the coding sequence GTGACCGAAAACGAAGCCACCCCCCTCACCCATACGCCTGTGCTGGCCCTTGAAGTGCTCGACGCCCTTCGGCCCGAGCCTGGCAAGGTCTTCGTGGACGGCACGCTGGGCGGTGCCGGGCACACCCGGCTGCTGCTGGAAGCCGGAGCGCAGGTGATCGGCATCGACCAGGATCCTTATGCCCTGAACCGCGCCCGTGAAGCGCAGATAGGGGGCCTGACCGTGGTGCAGGGCAACTACCGCGACATGCGAACGCTCCTGGCCGAGATCGGCGTCAGCGCTGTCGACGGCATTCTGCTGGACATCGGCGTGAGCAGTTTCCAGCTCGATGACGTGGAGCGCGGTTTCTCGTACCACAGTGAAGCGCCGCTGGACATGCGCATGGCCCAGAGCGGCGAGACGGCCGCAGACGTGGTGAACACCTACGAAGAAGCCGAACTGGCCGCGATCATCTACGAGTACGGCGAGGAGCGCCACTCGCGCCGCATCGCGCGCGCCATCACGCAGGCCCGCTACAAAACGCCCATCGAAACCACCGTGCAACTCGCCGAGCTGATCAAACGCGCCTACCCTGGCTTCTCGAAGGGGATTCACCCGGCGAGGCGCACTTTTCAGGCGCTGCGCATTCACGTGAACGACGAACTGGGGGCGCTGCGCGATGGCCTGGGCGCCGCCGAGCATCTGCTTAAACCGGGCGGGCGACTGGCGGTCATCAGTTTCCATTCGCTGGAAGACCGCATCGTGAAACGCTTCCTGCTGGGCAGCTCTGCCCTGACGCCCCTCACCAAACGCCCGGTGGTCGCCAGCGAACAGGAGCAGGCCACCAATCCGCGCGCCCGCAGCGCCAAGCTTCGCGGTGCCGAGAAAACCAGCCCGGAAAAAACCAGCACCGGGAAAACCAGCGTTGGGAAAACCACTGACCCCCCCTCAGCGGAGGAGGCAGAATGA